In Clostridium ljungdahlii DSM 13528, the genomic window CACCTCAAATCTATTTTAAGAACATAGCATCTCCAAAGCTAAAAAATCTATATTTTTCTTTAACTGCACAGTTATATGCATTTAGTATTTTTTCTCTTCCACAAAGCGCACTTACAAGCATTATGAGTGTAGACTGGGGTAAATGAAAATTTGTTATAAGTTTATCTACTACTTTATATTTATATCCAGGATATATAAATATATCCGTCCAACCAGACTGTTCCCTAACTTTTCCGTTTTCATCTCCAATGGTTTCAAGTGTTCTACAGGAAGTAGTCCCCACTGCAATTATGCTTCCTCCTTTTTCCCTGGTTTCATTTATCATATCTGCAGTTTCTTTCGTCATACAGTAATACTCTGAATGCATATTATGTTCTTCTATATTTTCAACCTTTACAGGTCTAAAAGTTCCAAGTCCAACATGTAAAGTCAAGAACGCAAGTTTTATCCCTTTATCCTCTATTTTTTTCAGCAATTCCTTAGTAAAATGAAGACCTGCTGTAGGGGCTGCTGCAGAACCCTCTTCTTTAGAATACACTGTCTGATACATTTCCTTGTCCTCTAATTTTTCTTTTATATATGGAGGCAGAGGCATTTGACCAAGCCTATCTAGTACTTCTTCAAATATTCCTTCATATTCAAACTTAACAATTCGATTTCCATCTTCTTTCACTGAAACTATTTCTGCCTTAAGTTCTCCATCTCCAAAGTCAAACCTACTTCCTACCTTAGCTCTTTTTCCAGGCTTAACTAAAGTTTCCCAGGTGTCATCTGCATTTCTCTTTAGAAGTAAAATTTCCATTTTACCACCACTGCCTTCTTTTGAACCTATAAGCCTTGCTGGCAAAACTCTAGTATCGTTTAATACAAGGCAGTCACCTGGATTCAAATAATCCAATATATCTTTAAATACCTTATGCTCTATATCACCAGTTTTTTTATCAAGCACCATAAGCCTAGCTTCATCCCTTTGCATTAAAGGATGCTGTGCAATTAATTCCTCTGGTAAATAAAAATCAAAATCTGTAACTTTCAATATTTTCACTCCATTCATCTTGTGTAAATCACATTTTGTCGTCGAACAATGAAGACTGGTTAAAATTTTTTTTAGAATTTATACTTCTCTTTCTGTTAAAATGTCTATAAGCACTGTCCGATGCCACTCTACCTCTTGGGGTTCTTATTATAAAACCTTTTTGGAGTAGATAAGGCTCATACACATCTTGTATAGTATCTAACTCTTCTCCTATAAAATAGGCTAAGGTTTCTATCCCCACAGGTCCTCCATTAAAATTATCAATTATAGCTTTTAATATTTTATTGTCTATGCTATCAAAACCTTCGTTATCAACTTCCATCAATTCAAGAGCTGCTTGACTCGTTTTAACGTCTATTATACCATTTCCCTTAACCTCGGAATAATCTCTAACTCTTTTTAATAATCTGTTTGCAATTCTAGGTGTTCCCCTGGACCTTTTTCCTATTTCAAAAGCTGCATCCGTTTCTATTTTTACTTTAAGTATATCAGCTGATCTTACTATGATTTCACTGAGTTCATCTTCTCTATAAAACTCCATAGGACATAGTACTCCAAACCTATCCCTTAGTGGCGCTGTTAAAAGTCCCACCCTTGTAGTAGCACCTATCAAAGTGAATTTAGGTAGGTCCAATCTTATAGACTTTGCTGCAGCTCCCTTTCCTATAACTATATCTAGTGCATAATCCTCCATAGCAGGATATAATATTTCCTCTACACTTCTATTTAACCTGTGTATTTCATCTATAAAAAGTACATCCATATCATTTAAACTGGTAAGTATTGCAGCCAGGTCTCCTGCCCTTTCTATAGCTGGTCCAGAAGTAATTTTTAGGTTTCCTCCCATTTCCACAGCAATTATATTAGCAAGAGTAGTTTTTCCAAGACCTGGTGGTCCATAAAGAAGTACATGATCTAGTGCTTCCTTCCTATTTCTAGCGGCCTCTATAAATATCTTTAGTTTATCTTTTACCTTTTTCTGCCCTATATATTCATTGAGTCTCTTAGGTCTCAAACTATACTCATTTTCTGTATCCTCTTTAATGTTAAGGGGGGTAACTATTCTATCTTCCATACTATCACCTAACCTAATTCATTAAAAATTTAAGAGCTTTCTTTATCATATCCTCAGTAGAACTTTCTTTTGTTTTATCTATGGAAGCTAAGGCTTTATTTCCTTCCTTTTCCGAATATCCAAGTGCTATAAGAGCCTCCAAGACCTCAGAAGTATTTTGAGTTGCATTTATATTGTCAATATCATCCTCACTATTCGTAAGTTCACCTACATCTATCTTGTCTTTAAGTTCAAGTATGATTCTTTGGGCAGTTTTCTTACCTATTCCAGGTGCCCTTACCAAATTTTTTTCATCTTCAGATATTATAGCATATTTCAAATTATTTACGTCACTTATGGATAAAATCGAAAGTGCTGCTCTTGCCCCTATACCATTTATAGTAAGTAAAAGGTTAAACATACTCAATTCTTCTTTAGTTAAAAAGCCATACAATCCTATAAAATCTTCTCTCACTATCTGCTGCAAATACAACACTATATTTTCTCCTACCTTTGGAGTTTTTGCAATCGTACTGCCAGATGTATTTATTTTATAGCCAATTCCATTATTCTCAACTACTATATAATCTTTATTTACACCTTTATATATTCCCTTTATGTATTCATACATCTAAAATTCCTCCAAAATATAGAGACTTATTAAAATTAAGCAAAGCGTTATATTGTAACATATAATACTTTATCATTTTAAGTACTTTAGTTCAAGTACTGCAATTCACAATATGGAATTTGTTAAATAACAAATAATGATACTTTTTTCACTAACGTCAAAAAATATAGAAAAAGCCTCAAAGGCTATTATTCATAGTCTTCAAGGCGTGATTCTGCTTCATCTCTTGTATTACACTCAAAGTATTTATCTCCCTTAGTTAAAAGCCTTATATCTTCTTCTTTTAATTTGCTTGTCTTTATATCAGTTACATCTCTCTTTTCATTTTCTATAAACATATTCCCCTGATTGTCTGTCTTATATATAGCAATTAGACCATTCTTTATTCCAAGTACATATTTATTAGGCTCATATTTATCCACTTCTTTTACAAGTACTACTTCTTTTGCACCGAACTTATTAACCTTATATCCAGCAGTCTTGTATATATTTTCAACTTCATTTTTGCTTTTACCTGCTAATTTTCCAGCCAATTCTTCTTTTTCCGTCTTAAGTTCTCCACTTTTATTATATTTTATTTTAAATATAATTTTAGCTTTTTCAGGAACAGTTGTACTTATATTAGAATTTGTGTTTACAGTGTCATAAGTTTTATTTCCTTGTCTAACCTGTTTTATTTCTCTATTCATATTTACATTTTGAAATCCAACTACACATATGTAACAACTTAAACCTAAAATTAAAATAGTAAATATAACCAATACTACTGTACGAACTTTTCTATTATCCATAATATCCCTCCTTTTTGAATATTATGGACACTTATCCTAATTATATACACTATATTAGGATTATTTTAATTTTATAGTAGTATTATTTCTATCGGAAAATAGAATTTTATTTTTAATCACAATATTTCCCTGTCTGTCACTTCTCCATACTACAATCCCTTTACTTGCTAACCTTTTTTCAACTCGTTTATCTGGTGTATTTATTCCATCACTAGTTACAATTGCTACTTTAGGTTGTATCTTATTTAAAAATTCTACCATTGTGCTGGTATTAAGACCATGGTGCGGTACCTTTAGTACATCACATTTTTTTAGCTGTTTTGTCGTTATCATGTCATTTTCTTCTCTTTTCTCACAATCTCCCGCAAATAGATAATTCAAACCTCCTATTTTACCTTGAAGTACAATTGAATTGTTGTTCTCTACACTACCATCTTTATAGATAGGCCCAACAGCTTTAAGATTCACACCATAATGTTTCACACTCCAGCCTTTTCCTATGTATTCCACAGATACTCCCATTTTAAGCAATTTATCTGCTATAGAATATTTAATATTATTTTCATAGTCAGGTAAATATACTTTATGAGCCTTTGTCGACTTAGCTATATTATATATGCCATCATAATGATCATCATGATAATGAGTTAATATTATACCTTCTATTTTATTTACATTATTTGAATTTAAATATTTTATAACCCTATTAGTATAATATGCAGCTCCTGAATCTATTAAATAATTTTTATTACCTAATTTTATTAAAGTACAATCCCCTTGGCCTACATCTATAAAATGTACTTCACAAATACCATATTTAGCAAAAGTACTATTGTCCATGAACATTATAAGAATAACTACTATAACAATTAATTTTTTCTTCAAATTAATACAAGCCTCCATCCATTAGGCATTTGAAAAAATAGGGCAGTATACTGACTAGTTATTTCTTTGAAAATGCCTTAATTACTATATTTATTTTTTGTATAAAAATCAGTTATATTCTAAAATTTCACAAAAAATAATCTAAGGTATATAAAAGAAAATAATCAGTAAAATATACTAGCATACTGACTAGTTATTTTTTTAATATGCCTGAGTAAAATATGGTATACTAATAATAAAAATATTTAAACAATAAAAAGGAGTGAAGTTGTTCTTATTAACCTAATAATTTATGGTTGATATAGACATTATAATTATGAAACTTAGAAAAATCATATCTATATTCGTTGTTATTGTTTTAGCATTATACGGTTCATTTTATGTAAGGAATAAATTAATTAATAGGCATAATAGAGTTAACAGAGCTGTAGTAAAAGTTGTTATACCTGAAGGATATACAAATGAACAAATAGGAAAGACATTAGAGAAATCAGGATTAGTTACAGAAAAAGATTTTATGAATACAGCAGAAAACTGGTCAGATAACAATTACTGGTTTTTAAAAGGTCTTCCTCAGGACAAGCATAAGCTAGACGGTTTTTTATATCCTGCTACATATACTTTTGAAAAAAACACATCAAGTAAAGAAATCATAAATGAAATGCTTAGAACTTTTGAAACAAATATAGAACCAAGTAAAAGTTATATAACTAAAAATAATTTAAGCATAAGAAATGTTATAATAACAGCTTCTCTAATAGAAAAAGAAGCGCGAAAAGATGTGGACAGGCCAAAGATAGCCAGTGTTATTTACAATAGATTAAATAAAAATATGCCCTTACAAATAGATGCAACTATTCTCTACATAATAGGACATAAAGATAAAGTATATAATAGGGATTTAACTGTAAAATCTCCTTATAATACCTACTTAAATAAAGGATTGCCGCCATCTCCAATATGTAATCCAGGAACAAAATCCATAAATGCTGCAATGCATCCTGAAAGAACTAATTACCTTTATTATGTACTGGACACTAAAACCAATACACATGTATTTGCAGAAACCTATGCCCAGCATATTAAGAATGTGTCTTTATATGGAAAGTAAAAAAGTTTTTTCTTGAATAACATTTATATTCGAGAACGTGCCTAGATTTGTGTAAATCAAATCTAGGCACGTTCTCTAAGGGTTATCAACAAACATGCCTGAATATTCCTGCATTTCAGTTAACACAGTATCTAATTTTCCTTTATAAAATCTGCATATTCGTCCATGGGTGAACCTCCTTAAAAATCATTGTACCTAAAAGACTTCGCCACACTTTTCCTACTATTTGTCAAGTCTTTTTCAAGATTTTGATAAAAATTATTATATAAAAAAGAACAGGTATGTATTTTTTAACACACTCTGTTCCATAACTATAATATTTATTTCTTAACTTAATAACATTGCTCCTCATGTAAACTTTTTATATTCACATGAAAAATGGTTGTCATAATCAATAAGTATTAAAACTTAAATGTTTATCTGCGGTAATGACAAACATTCAAGTTTTTGCTATATGTAAAACTACTTGAAATCTTTTATCCTTCAAATTCTTCAGGGAATTCAGCATTGTGATAAACGTCCTGAACATCGTCATCGTCCTCAAGTTTATCTATAAGTCTTTGAACCTTTCCTGCAGTTTCCATATCAACAGCTACAGTATTGTCTGGTATCATTGTAATATCTGCAGACAGGAATTCAAAACCCTGTTCCTCTAGTTTTTCCCTTACTGTACCAAAGTCTTCTACAGTAGTAATTACCTCAAAGACTTCTTCTTCAGCAATAAAATCTTCAGCACCTGCATCTAATACCTGCATCATTATTTCGTCTTCATCCATGTCTTCTTTTCTCTCTATTACTATCTGGCCTTTGGCCTGGAACATCCATCCTACACAGCCGTTAGCACCTAAATTACCACCATGTCTTGAAAATGCTGCCCTTACATTGCTAGCACTTCTATTTTTATTATCAGTTAAAGCTTTTACTATCATAGCAACTCCGCTTGGTCCATAACCTTCATAGGATATTTCTTCGTAGTTTACTCCTGTAAGTTCTCCTGAACCCTTTTTAATTGCCCTCTGTACTGTATCCTGAGGCATATTATTTGCCTTAGCTTTTGCTATAACATCTCTTAATTTTGAATTGGAATCTGGATTTGATCCGCCTTCTTTAGCAGCGATTGCCAGTTCCTTACCTATTTTAGTAAATATCTTGCCTCTTTTTGCATCTGCTTTACCTTTTTTTGCTTGTATATTATGCCATTTTGAATGTCCTGACATACAAATTTCCCCCTAACTTACGGTTATAATTATTTATATTAATTATGCAAATTGTATTATATCATATAAAAGCTGTTAAACACAAATGTACCCTACCTATAATTAATCATTTAAGAATTGAATATTGCAAAGTTTTTAAAAGTTTAAAGCTGAAATATCAAAGTTCAGACAATGATGACTTCTTTCATACCTCAGGAAATCTATAATTTTAATATTTTCTGACGTTAGGAGGAAAATTATCATTATCTTCTATTTATTCTTTGATAAGCCTTGTATCAATCTTAAAATAAAATTCCTCATCTCCAACTATCACTTCACATTTCCCATTTGTCAGTTCTATAATCTCATTTATTAATTTATCTACATCTTCCGAAATATAGTTTATCGACACACAAATTTTTTCCGTATAGTCTATATTCTCTATATGAATCGACTTTTGTTCAAACATATATTGTAATTTTCCCAAAGTATCATACTCTATAAATATATCTAACTGACATCCTTTTACTTTTTCCACTATTCCAGATTCATCAATTGAGAGAGCAGCAGACTTTGTGTAAGCC contains:
- the mltG gene encoding endolytic transglycosylase MltG is translated as MKLRKIISIFVVIVLALYGSFYVRNKLINRHNRVNRAVVKVVIPEGYTNEQIGKTLEKSGLVTEKDFMNTAENWSDNNYWFLKGLPQDKHKLDGFLYPATYTFEKNTSSKEIINEMLRTFETNIEPSKSYITKNNLSIRNVIITASLIEKEARKDVDRPKIASVIYNRLNKNMPLQIDATILYIIGHKDKVYNRDLTVKSPYNTYLNKGLPPSPICNPGTKSINAAMHPERTNYLYYVLDTKTNTHVFAETYAQHIKNVSLYGK
- a CDS encoding ComEC/Rec2 family competence protein, translated to MKKKLIVIVVILIMFMDNSTFAKYGICEVHFIDVGQGDCTLIKLGNKNYLIDSGAAYYTNRVIKYLNSNNVNKIEGIILTHYHDDHYDGIYNIAKSTKAHKVYLPDYENNIKYSIADKLLKMGVSVEYIGKGWSVKHYGVNLKAVGPIYKDGSVENNNSIVLQGKIGGLNYLFAGDCEKREENDMITTKQLKKCDVLKVPHHGLNTSTMVEFLNKIQPKVAIVTSDGINTPDKRVEKRLASKGIVVWRSDRQGNIVIKNKILFSDRNNTTIKLK
- the ruvA gene encoding Holliday junction branch migration protein RuvA; its protein translation is MYEYIKGIYKGVNKDYIVVENNGIGYKINTSGSTIAKTPKVGENIVLYLQQIVREDFIGLYGFLTKEELSMFNLLLTINGIGARAALSILSISDVNNLKYAIISEDEKNLVRAPGIGKKTAQRIILELKDKIDVGELTNSEDDIDNINATQNTSEVLEALIALGYSEKEGNKALASIDKTKESSTEDMIKKALKFLMN
- the queA gene encoding tRNA preQ1(34) S-adenosylmethionine ribosyltransferase-isomerase QueA, whose translation is MKVTDFDFYLPEELIAQHPLMQRDEARLMVLDKKTGDIEHKVFKDILDYLNPGDCLVLNDTRVLPARLIGSKEGSGGKMEILLLKRNADDTWETLVKPGKRAKVGSRFDFGDGELKAEIVSVKEDGNRIVKFEYEGIFEEVLDRLGQMPLPPYIKEKLEDKEMYQTVYSKEEGSAAAPTAGLHFTKELLKKIEDKGIKLAFLTLHVGLGTFRPVKVENIEEHNMHSEYYCMTKETADMINETREKGGSIIAVGTTSCRTLETIGDENGKVREQSGWTDIFIYPGYKYKVVDKLITNFHLPQSTLIMLVSALCGREKILNAYNCAVKEKYRFFSFGDAMFLK
- the ruvB gene encoding Holliday junction branch migration DNA helicase RuvB, which encodes MEDRIVTPLNIKEDTENEYSLRPKRLNEYIGQKKVKDKLKIFIEAARNRKEALDHVLLYGPPGLGKTTLANIIAVEMGGNLKITSGPAIERAGDLAAILTSLNDMDVLFIDEIHRLNRSVEEILYPAMEDYALDIVIGKGAAAKSIRLDLPKFTLIGATTRVGLLTAPLRDRFGVLCPMEFYREDELSEIIVRSADILKVKIETDAAFEIGKRSRGTPRIANRLLKRVRDYSEVKGNGIIDVKTSQAALELMEVDNEGFDSIDNKILKAIIDNFNGGPVGIETLAYFIGEELDTIQDVYEPYLLQKGFIIRTPRGRVASDSAYRHFNRKRSINSKKNFNQSSLFDDKM
- a CDS encoding YebC/PmpR family DNA-binding transcriptional regulator, with amino-acid sequence MSGHSKWHNIQAKKGKADAKRGKIFTKIGKELAIAAKEGGSNPDSNSKLRDVIAKAKANNMPQDTVQRAIKKGSGELTGVNYEEISYEGYGPSGVAMIVKALTDNKNRSASNVRAAFSRHGGNLGANGCVGWMFQAKGQIVIERKEDMDEDEIMMQVLDAGAEDFIAEEEVFEVITTVEDFGTVREKLEEQGFEFLSADITMIPDNTVAVDMETAGKVQRLIDKLEDDDDVQDVYHNAEFPEEFEG